Below is a window of Culturomica massiliensis DNA.
CAGACGGAGACCTTCTTGAAGACAAATTGGTTAAACTTTATAAACGGGAAGAAAAACTCAATAAAGAAGGAAGAAAAGTAGTAACAACCAGACTCGTTGATGAAACTTTCCGGGTAGTGCGTTTTAAACCTCAGGGTAAAGGCGAAATTTTACTCATAACTAACTGTCTGGAACTTACAGCTCAGACTATTACTCAGATATACCGTCGACGGTGGGATATTGAAGTCTTTTTTCGTTTTATCAAACAGGAACTGAATTTCAGCCATTTTCTCTCCATGAATGAAAACGGAATACAGATTGTGATGTATATGACCCTGATTACGGCTATGCTGGTGATGATTTATAAACGGGAAAATAATATCGGATATACCACGGCTGTCAGAAGAATGGGCATTGAACTCGAAAATCTGATTATGGCCATTATCGTTATTGAAAGCGGGGGAGATCTGAATAAAACGCAACTCAGACCTCCTGTCTGAAAATTTAGGAGCACTTGAGAAGACCAGAAAAAAAGAATATATGGAAAAAGACAACCATGGACAATATTTTTTCTTCCGAACATGACTGGGACGGACTCATTGTGTAATTTACGATTTATGATTTTTGATTTACGATTGGGGAGATTTTTGATTTGTAGAAGGGTTTCGAAGAGGTAGTTAATGATTTTAAATTTTAGATTTTAGATTTTAAATTGAGAAAAAGGGTGGGTGAAAATAACACACTGGGACGGACTCATTGTGTAATTTACGATTTACGATTTTTGATTTACGATTGGGGAGATTTTTGATTTGTATAGGGTTTTGGAAGAGGTGGTTTATGATTTTAAATTTTAGATTTTAGATTTTAAATTGAGAAAAAGGGTGGGTGAAAATAACACACGGACGGACTCATTGTGTAATTTACGATTTATGATTTTCGATTTTCGGTTGGGGTTAATGCGTTTTATCTTTATTTACTTATCGGGTATTGTCAATTTAAATTTAATCGTGTCCTATTTGGGGAATTGCCGGTTGCTGTAAACCGGGTTAATGGCCGGCATGTTTGCGAATAAAATGACTAATGGGAGAGGTTACGTTTGGATCAGGGACGATTAAAATTGAAAATATTTAATTTAAAAACCCACTCATCCCATTTTCAATTTTATGAATTTAATGGGGTGGGTGGGTTCAGTTTATAAAATCTGGAGTCGATTATCTCATTTTATTATTTGTATATTTGGTAATAAGGGTGTTCCGCAGCCGGACATAGGTATCCATTACAGCGTCGGCACATTCCTGGGTATATTTGTTCAATAGTTCGGCAGCTTTTTTAGGATTTTTCTGATATAATTCCGCATACTCTTTTTCAATTTCAGTATTGCGTTTAAAGAAATTACTTTCCAAAGGGGTACGGGCATCGTTTAAATCCTTTTTACCGTCCTGCCAGTTCAGATAAAGTAAGTTATCTACAAAGTCAATGGCCCATCTGACTGAATTGTCTGTGTATTGTTTGGGATCATAGGTAGAATATACTTCGGGGATATGCGTTACTCCGGTAAATATCGGTAAATAAGGTGAAGTATAAGCATTGTCCTGGAATACCCAGTAAATACCTCCGATACCTTTCGGCATGCCGGCACGAAGTTGTGCAACCATACCGTATTCTCCGTCTACTCTGGCAACTGCACGGCGGCGGGTCGTTTTCATGAGTTTCTGCGTCTCTCCCGAAGGGAACGGAGTCGCTAATTTGCTTTTTACCAACTTGTTGTCTTTGCCGGGATAATACCAGGCGGCATCATTCTCTTTGTCATAAATGGTTCCGCTGAAGGTAGAGCGTTGGAAATCCATGAAATCTTTTACCGATACGGGTTTTTCCGGTTTAAAGGAGAAGGGATATACACTCAGAGGCTCGACGAACTGTATGTATTGGTTCAAATTGTCGAAGGGATTTTGAGTTTTCCGGCTTTTCATCGGTGCTGTTGAAGGAGCAAATGTTGTTGCGAAAAGCCAGAAGCGATTGGTAGCCCATTCCCGCGGAGTGGGGGCATATATATCCTGCCAGATGAACGGTTGGCCGCTTTCAGGAGCATACCAGCCGCTGTCGATGGCTACCTGCATATAATTGGCAGAGGCTTTGAAATAGTCCGGTTTCGAGAGATCGATTTCTTTGATAATACTCCAGTTCGGAATGATAGCTACATGGTCGTCCGGAACGCGTTGTGCAGCCCAGATTACACCAGGTTTACCACTTCCGGCTTTCCAGCCTTTTCCGACACTGAAAAGTTCGAGTACCCAGATTTTTTCCGGATCTGCAATTGTCAGGCATTCGGATTCCGGTCCGCAAGAGGGCAGAAAACCGTATTGCTCCATTAATGAGGTGATGAGTTCAAGGGCTGTATCGGCGGTTTTACAACGTTGCAATGCAAAAATCATAGCTTGTTCTACAGTCATGATTTGTTCACCTTCTCCGAGGTCTACCTGTAATTCCGGTCGTTGGCTGAGGGTGCTTTCCCCGATACACAGCTCATACTCGTTGATATGGGAATAAGCCGATTGAAAATAGGTGAAGGTTTGTTCTACCTGCGGGATGTAGCCTAAAATTTTTCCGTTATCGTTCAAGGGTAAGTCTACCCGTTGTATTCCGTAATATACCGGAGCTTTGGCGTCTTTGGCAAATTTTTGGCCGGGGACAACCCGGATACGG
It encodes the following:
- a CDS encoding dipeptidase; its protein translation is MKTFILFVLLFAFFQGQACTVIVAGKKATVDGSVLNSHTDAGADCRIRVVPGQKFAKDAKAPVYYGIQRVDLPLNDNGKILGYIPQVEQTFTYFQSAYSHINEYELCIGESTLSQRPELQVDLGEGEQIMTVEQAMIFALQRCKTADTALELITSLMEQYGFLPSCGPESECLTIADPEKIWVLELFSVGKGWKAGSGKPGVIWAAQRVPDDHVAIIPNWSIIKEIDLSKPDYFKASANYMQVAIDSGWYAPESGQPFIWQDIYAPTPREWATNRFWLFATTFAPSTAPMKSRKTQNPFDNLNQYIQFVEPLSVYPFSFKPEKPVSVKDFMDFQRSTFSGTIYDKENDAAWYYPGKDNKLVKSKLATPFPSGETQKLMKTTRRRAVARVDGEYGMVAQLRAGMPKGIGGIYWVFQDNAYTSPYLPIFTGVTHIPEVYSTYDPKQYTDNSVRWAIDFVDNLLYLNWQDGKKDLNDARTPLESNFFKRNTEIEKEYAELYQKNPKKAAELLNKYTQECADAVMDTYVRLRNTLITKYTNNKMR